From a single Gracilimonas sp. genomic region:
- the gatC gene encoding Asp-tRNA(Asn)/Glu-tRNA(Gln) amidotransferase subunit GatC, whose amino-acid sequence MSVTEKDVRYMADLARLQLSGEEVKSFAQDINKILDYMDRLDELDTSDVEPLEHVIDLDSRLRKDKAEAPLSHDDALKNAPDSDSDYFRVPKVIE is encoded by the coding sequence ATGTCTGTAACTGAAAAAGATGTTCGATACATGGCCGACCTGGCCCGACTCCAACTTTCCGGGGAAGAAGTAAAATCCTTTGCTCAGGATATAAATAAAATTCTGGATTATATGGATCGCCTGGATGAACTGGACACCTCTGATGTTGAGCCGCTGGAGCATGTGATTGACCTAGATAGCCGCCTTCGAAAAGACAAAGCCGAAGCTCCTCTTTCGCATGATGACGCACTCAAAAACGCTCCCGATTCCGACAGCGACTACTTCCGTGTTCCTAAAGTGATTGAATAA
- a CDS encoding HPr family phosphocarrier protein, whose protein sequence is MIKKKVTIINSAGLHARPSAQLVKLASKFKSDFFIHSYGYRVNGKSILGVMTLAAESGAELELEVEGPDEEEAMEAIVDLVENKFGMEDE, encoded by the coding sequence ATGATCAAAAAGAAAGTAACCATAATAAATTCAGCGGGTTTACATGCGCGTCCATCGGCGCAGCTAGTTAAACTTGCCAGTAAGTTTAAGTCCGATTTTTTCATACACAGCTATGGATATCGGGTTAACGGGAAAAGTATATTGGGAGTTATGACGCTGGCTGCTGAATCCGGTGCGGAATTAGAGTTGGAGGTTGAAGGGCCGGATGAAGAAGAAGCCATGGAAGCCATCGTAGATCTGGTAGAGAATAAATTTGGAATGGAAGACGAATAA
- the ptsP gene encoding phosphoenolpyruvate--protein phosphotransferase has translation MEATNTDEITLKGRSVGSGVAIGKAVLLSSESKTVTPTSINKSAVKKHKNRFLKAKESLIAELQLMADELNDAGSVEIIDTQKQIILDAEIERSVFEIIEDKLLSVDFAIYQTYCQFIERLKQSGSELFRQRIVDLEDIRDRFIDLVCDQKKKKSVKKGSLIVAREISPTDLVSYYEDGAIGLVMEKGGVTSHAAIIAKSLGIPCIVSAEKATKEVLNDKMLVLDAAEGTLILNPSRKTISRYRKKAEEAARKKKKRLDSFETADGVSLKITANIEFEAELPKIKEHGAQGIGLLRTESLLFGHRLRKSMEEQRAFYSAVLERSTGSVTIRLFDIGGDKTSSRTVKEANPFLGWRGIRLLLDEKELLQNQLKAIVRTAAAYPGRIRVLVPMVSVIDEVAEIKNELESVITELKTEGVELGESIPLGLMVEVPSVALSAYHFAKEVDFLSVGTNDLTQYTMAVDRGNERICNLFQHYHPSVLHLISNTVKGAEKAGIDVSVCGELAGDEIGAACLIGMGIQELSMVPESIPEISELLHSKTKAEFEQFAKSALELSSVEELEKLFEDWKN, from the coding sequence ATGGAAGCCACAAACACCGATGAAATTACATTAAAAGGCCGAAGTGTTGGCTCCGGTGTGGCTATAGGTAAAGCTGTTTTATTGAGCTCCGAATCCAAGACGGTTACTCCAACCTCGATTAATAAATCGGCGGTAAAGAAGCATAAAAATCGATTTTTAAAAGCGAAGGAGAGTCTTATTGCTGAGCTTCAGCTGATGGCCGATGAACTGAATGATGCCGGCTCAGTAGAAATAATTGATACGCAGAAGCAAATTATTCTGGATGCCGAAATTGAGAGGAGCGTTTTTGAAATCATAGAAGACAAGCTCCTTAGTGTTGATTTCGCCATCTATCAAACCTACTGCCAGTTTATTGAGCGACTGAAACAAAGTGGTTCCGAATTGTTCCGGCAGCGCATTGTAGATCTTGAGGACATACGGGACCGGTTCATAGACCTGGTTTGTGATCAAAAGAAAAAGAAATCGGTAAAGAAAGGCTCGCTTATCGTCGCGCGTGAAATCAGCCCAACCGACCTGGTTTCTTATTATGAAGACGGTGCCATTGGCTTGGTCATGGAGAAAGGTGGGGTAACCTCTCATGCTGCCATTATCGCCAAATCGCTTGGAATTCCCTGTATTGTAAGTGCCGAAAAAGCGACCAAGGAAGTGCTTAATGATAAGATGTTAGTTCTGGATGCCGCAGAGGGAACCTTGATTTTAAACCCGTCGCGTAAAACCATATCCAGATATCGTAAAAAAGCTGAAGAAGCTGCCCGGAAAAAGAAAAAGCGCCTCGACAGTTTTGAGACGGCCGATGGCGTTTCCCTGAAAATTACAGCTAATATTGAATTCGAGGCCGAGCTTCCAAAAATAAAAGAACACGGCGCGCAGGGTATTGGGTTGCTGAGAACGGAGAGCCTGTTATTTGGCCACCGGTTAAGAAAAAGCATGGAAGAACAACGAGCTTTTTATTCGGCTGTGTTAGAACGATCCACCGGGTCGGTTACGATTCGGTTGTTCGACATTGGCGGAGATAAAACCAGCAGCCGGACGGTGAAAGAGGCGAACCCGTTTTTAGGATGGAGAGGCATACGCCTGCTGCTGGACGAAAAAGAACTCCTCCAAAATCAGCTCAAAGCAATTGTTAGAACTGCAGCTGCATATCCGGGAAGAATTCGGGTTTTGGTGCCCATGGTATCTGTGATCGATGAAGTAGCTGAGATTAAGAATGAACTTGAATCCGTTATAACAGAACTGAAAACGGAGGGTGTAGAGTTAGGTGAATCGATTCCGCTTGGGTTGATGGTGGAAGTACCGAGTGTTGCCCTTTCTGCTTATCACTTTGCCAAAGAAGTGGATTTTTTAAGCGTGGGTACTAACGACCTCACACAATATACGATGGCGGTGGATCGCGGAAATGAGCGCATCTGCAATCTATTTCAGCATTACCACCCTTCTGTGCTGCACTTGATTAGTAACACGGTTAAGGGAGCGGAAAAAGCCGGCATTGACGTGAGCGTATGTGGCGAACTGGCCGGTGATGAAATCGGCGCAGCCTGCCTTATCGGTATGGGCATTCAGGAGTTGAGCATGGTGCCTGAGTCGATACCCGAAATCAGTGAACTCCTTCACTCCAAGACCAAAGCAGAGTTTGAGCAATTTGCAAAATCTGCACTGGAGCTATCCTCCGTTGAAGAGCTTGAAAAACTTTTTGAAGACTGGAAGAACTGA
- a CDS encoding superoxide dismutase family protein — protein MKLYSVIFAFLLMVTGCTKNTETESTSMQAEPAHSELVATVMPVGENDVSGSVMFSEAENGVQVRGSFEGLEPGNHGFHIHEYGDCTADDGTSAGGHFNPANNQHGAPSDAERHMGDLGNIEANENGKATVDYTDQTVTLDQILGRGIIIHAGEDDLESQPTGAAGSRVACGVIGVAQK, from the coding sequence ATGAAGCTCTATTCTGTGATTTTCGCTTTCTTACTAATGGTAACCGGATGTACAAAAAACACCGAAACGGAATCCACATCGATGCAGGCAGAGCCGGCTCATTCTGAATTAGTCGCAACTGTAATGCCGGTTGGGGAAAACGATGTCAGCGGGTCTGTAATGTTTTCTGAAGCCGAAAATGGAGTACAGGTCCGAGGTAGTTTTGAAGGGCTCGAGCCCGGAAATCATGGTTTTCACATTCATGAGTACGGAGACTGTACAGCTGATGATGGAACCAGCGCAGGAGGACATTTTAATCCTGCCAATAATCAGCATGGAGCACCATCTGATGCCGAACGGCACATGGGCGACCTCGGAAATATTGAAGCCAATGAAAACGGCAAGGCTACGGTAGATTACACAGACCAAACCGTAACGCTCGATCAGATTTTAGGACGAGGTATCATTATACATGCAGGAGAAGATGATCTCGAGTCACAACCCACAGGAGCTGCCGGAAGTCGCGTTGCTTGTGGTGTGATAGGAGTTGCTCAGAAGTAG
- a CDS encoding 1-acyl-sn-glycerol-3-phosphate acyltransferase: MRKKNYLWYQFWRHTVVGNGLRFFYSTVKTSGKEHLPKDKPILYVPNHQNSFMDALHVATTTKPVIYFLTRAQAFKPDIIGKFLWSINMMPVYRVRDGLKSVQKNNEIFEKCIQYLKNKDTVLVFAEANHNLKRRIRPLSKGFTRIAFGAEEKHNWELDLQIVPVGVNYSEHRTGGNAVQVNYGKPIPVSNFRSLLEKDEKEAVETMKEQVSDAMKELVFHVEDLNEYPVHKILWDDLEPDNFKIIDPEIANPRIRKTHEHITPELIEKAKELTKIADKHDVDLNELACGKQVGVKDFVLFPFYLFSLLNNIIPYQPIRYLIRNVIRDNAFDSSIKFLSSLFLLPIFYVLVSLILLFTGVDGGFILGYLALSVLTAPLFIRAKQLFSPRSGRKLRKKKPALYDKLQSHLQSFKKLRESILNE; the protein is encoded by the coding sequence ATGCGTAAAAAAAATTATTTGTGGTACCAGTTTTGGCGACATACTGTAGTAGGAAATGGATTACGCTTTTTTTATTCCACCGTTAAAACTTCCGGCAAGGAGCATCTCCCCAAAGACAAACCCATTCTCTATGTGCCTAATCACCAGAATTCATTCATGGATGCTCTGCATGTGGCAACTACCACCAAACCGGTAATTTACTTTCTTACCCGGGCGCAGGCCTTTAAACCCGATATCATTGGGAAATTCCTATGGTCCATCAATATGATGCCCGTTTACCGTGTGCGCGATGGATTGAAGTCGGTTCAAAAGAACAACGAGATTTTTGAGAAATGCATCCAATACCTCAAAAATAAAGATACCGTTCTGGTTTTTGCCGAAGCCAATCATAATCTAAAACGAAGGATCAGGCCACTAAGTAAGGGTTTTACCCGTATTGCTTTTGGTGCAGAAGAAAAGCACAATTGGGAACTGGATTTACAGATTGTACCGGTTGGGGTGAATTACAGTGAACACCGCACCGGTGGAAATGCGGTTCAGGTTAATTATGGGAAACCCATTCCGGTGAGCAACTTCCGATCTCTGCTTGAAAAAGACGAAAAGGAAGCTGTAGAAACTATGAAAGAGCAGGTTTCAGATGCTATGAAGGAACTTGTATTTCATGTGGAGGACTTAAATGAATATCCCGTACATAAGATTTTGTGGGATGACCTGGAGCCCGATAACTTCAAGATCATTGACCCGGAAATAGCAAATCCAAGAATCCGGAAAACCCACGAGCACATCACTCCTGAACTTATAGAAAAAGCAAAGGAACTGACTAAAATAGCTGATAAACACGATGTGGATCTTAATGAGTTAGCCTGTGGAAAACAGGTTGGGGTGAAAGATTTCGTCCTCTTTCCGTTTTACCTGTTCAGCCTCTTGAACAATATCATCCCTTACCAACCCATTCGTTATTTGATCAGGAATGTGATCAGAGACAATGCTTTTGACTCATCCATAAAATTCCTGAGTAGCTTATTTTTACTGCCGATTTTCTATGTACTGGTCTCTCTGATTTTACTTTTTACCGGAGTTGATGGAGGCTTCATACTTGGATACCTGGCTTTAAGTGTACTTACTGCCCCATTGTTTATCAGGGCTAAGCAGCTTTTTAGTCCGCGTTCCGGGCGCAAATTGAGAAAGAAAAAGCCCGCTTTATATGATAAGCTACAGTCTCACCTTCAATCATTTAAAAAGCTTCGGGAGTCTATACTGAATGAATGA
- a CDS encoding bile acid:sodium symporter family protein — MSESIDALQLNLNSGGLHIMNVSLAIIMFGVALELTVEDFKKVAKNPKGTVIGLCSQFFLLPALTFLLVVLMEPHPSFALGMMMVAACPGGNISNFFSLLAKGNAALSVSMTAFATLLSIFMTPFNFAFWASLYGPTNAILTEIHLDLFEVFRIIILILGIPLILGMTLRHFKDTFSQKISPFIKNFGIIFFAGFVIVAFSMNFEHFTSYVHLVIALVFFHNAVALMSGYGLGYIFKLPKPDRKSIAIETGIQNSGLGLLLIFNFFDGLGGMALVAAWWGIWHIIAGLSIGWYWSIGKSTLQRVFTNA, encoded by the coding sequence ATGAGCGAATCGATTGATGCCCTTCAGTTGAACCTGAACAGTGGCGGACTGCACATCATGAATGTGTCGCTGGCGATCATCATGTTTGGGGTAGCTCTGGAACTGACCGTTGAGGACTTCAAGAAAGTAGCCAAGAACCCAAAAGGCACTGTTATCGGTCTTTGCTCCCAGTTTTTTTTACTCCCTGCACTTACTTTTTTATTGGTTGTTTTGATGGAGCCACACCCCAGTTTTGCATTGGGAATGATGATGGTTGCCGCTTGCCCGGGAGGAAATATATCCAACTTTTTCTCTCTTTTAGCGAAAGGAAATGCGGCCTTATCGGTGAGCATGACGGCCTTCGCCACCCTGCTTTCCATATTCATGACCCCCTTTAATTTTGCCTTCTGGGCCAGTTTATACGGCCCCACAAACGCCATCCTTACTGAAATTCACCTCGACCTCTTTGAAGTATTTCGAATTATCATCCTGATTCTCGGGATACCGCTTATCCTGGGGATGACCCTGCGGCACTTCAAAGACACCTTCTCCCAAAAAATATCCCCGTTTATTAAGAACTTCGGAATTATCTTTTTTGCCGGTTTTGTGATTGTGGCCTTCAGCATGAACTTCGAGCACTTTACGAGTTACGTACATCTGGTTATCGCCCTGGTATTTTTCCATAACGCAGTTGCTCTGATGAGCGGTTACGGATTGGGGTATATCTTCAAGCTTCCGAAACCGGATCGTAAGTCCATTGCCATTGAAACCGGAATTCAAAATTCGGGCTTGGGTTTATTGCTGATTTTCAATTTCTTTGACGGGCTCGGCGGTATGGCTTTAGTGGCTGCATGGTGGGGCATTTGGCATATTATTGCCGGTCTCAGTATCGGATGGTACTGGTCAATTGGAAAATCAACTTTACAACGCGTCTTTACTAATGCGTAA
- a CDS encoding alpha/beta fold hydrolase encodes MKSKKIEFTGSLGDTLSAKLDLPENEQKGTVLFAHCFTCSKNLKVMSNITSILAELGFATFRFDFTGLGESDGDFANTNFSSNVDDLVAAYKYLEAEGNAPTILAGHSLGGAAVLQAAHHMDSVKAVATIAAPAHPAHVRENFSMHLAEIEEKGEAEVTLAGRKFTIKKQFLDDLKEARMSDFIKKLDRALMIFHSPLDNTVGIDNASMIFNAAKHPKSFVSLDEASHLLSDDKDSKYVGKVMATWAEKYI; translated from the coding sequence ATGAAATCAAAGAAAATAGAATTTACCGGCAGTCTCGGGGATACACTTTCTGCCAAACTTGACCTCCCGGAAAATGAACAAAAAGGCACGGTCTTGTTTGCACACTGCTTTACCTGCTCCAAGAACCTGAAAGTAATGAGTAATATCACCTCTATACTCGCCGAACTGGGGTTTGCCACTTTCCGGTTTGATTTTACCGGGCTCGGCGAAAGCGACGGTGACTTTGCTAACACCAATTTCTCATCCAATGTAGATGACCTGGTTGCTGCCTATAAATATTTAGAAGCTGAAGGTAATGCACCCACGATTTTAGCCGGACATTCACTGGGGGGAGCTGCTGTTTTGCAAGCGGCTCATCACATGGATTCTGTGAAAGCCGTAGCAACTATTGCAGCTCCGGCTCACCCCGCTCATGTACGCGAAAATTTCAGTATGCACCTTGCTGAAATTGAGGAAAAGGGAGAGGCTGAAGTCACCCTTGCCGGGCGGAAATTCACCATTAAGAAACAATTTCTGGATGACCTGAAAGAAGCCCGGATGTCGGATTTCATCAAAAAACTGGACCGCGCTTTGATGATCTTCCATTCTCCTCTCGACAATACGGTAGGCATCGATAATGCCTCTATGATTTTTAATGCCGCAAAACATCCCAAAAGTTTTGTATCCTTGGACGAGGCCAGTCACCTGCTTTCCGACGATAAAGACAGCAAATATGTGGGTAAGGTAATGGCCACCTGGGCTGAAAAATACATCTAA
- a CDS encoding VOC family protein, translating into MSNTTHPFHLAFPVKDLEESYKFYHDLLGCETGRSSDSWIDFNMWGHQVVAHLSPDEAKQSAMNAVDGHGVPVRHFGVILEMDEWQKLADKLKAADIEFVIEPYIRFKGEPGEQATMFFLDPSGNALEFKAFQNKDQIFAK; encoded by the coding sequence ATGAGTAACACAACGCATCCTTTCCATCTCGCATTTCCGGTTAAAGATCTTGAAGAATCCTATAAGTTCTACCATGATCTTCTGGGATGTGAAACCGGCCGGAGTTCCGACAGCTGGATCGACTTCAATATGTGGGGGCATCAGGTAGTCGCTCATCTCAGCCCGGACGAAGCCAAACAATCCGCCATGAACGCGGTAGATGGACACGGAGTCCCGGTTCGTCACTTTGGGGTGATTTTGGAAATGGACGAATGGCAAAAGCTTGCCGACAAGCTAAAAGCTGCAGATATCGAATTTGTGATAGAGCCGTACATTCGCTTCAAAGGCGAACCGGGCGAGCAGGCAACCATGTTTTTCCTCGACCCGTCCGGAAATGCGCTGGAGTTCAAGGCCTTTCAAAATAAAGATCAGATTTTTGCTAAGTAA
- a CDS encoding DUF3179 domain-containing protein gives MKALVLFTFGNAGKALMLVLLLFVFSCDHTTVSSDEDSRSGFQTESEWLVAEHEIIDGGPGKDGIPPIEEPEFSDASEVTFIPDNRRVIGLIKNGEPTAYPYQILDWHEIVNDESQVTITFCPLTATGIAWSPKEGPDFGTSGLIYRNNLIAYDRKTGSLWSQMRLRAIHGEHLGASIDPLNVLDTTWETWKSMFPESKVLNTNTGYSRDYEKYAYGRTYEEMDGVILFPTVNRTDTRLNAKDRVHGIFTGDGLDQDSNVRVYEYSAFGEDIKTIHDEFEGEKFVIVGSTKLSFVIAYKSDLNGEDLEFEPVQDELPVVMVDQSGTKWNVFGEAVSGPNAGGRLFPAKSYSGYWFAFRDMFNLPEIYGFES, from the coding sequence ATGAAAGCTCTGGTCTTATTTACTTTTGGCAATGCAGGCAAGGCGTTAATGCTGGTTCTGTTACTATTCGTTTTTTCCTGCGATCATACAACAGTTAGCAGTGATGAGGATTCCCGGTCCGGTTTTCAAACCGAAAGCGAGTGGCTGGTAGCTGAACATGAAATCATTGATGGAGGCCCGGGGAAGGACGGCATTCCGCCTATCGAAGAACCTGAGTTTTCGGATGCGTCAGAAGTCACATTCATCCCGGATAACAGGCGCGTAATTGGATTGATAAAGAATGGAGAACCTACCGCCTATCCCTACCAAATATTGGACTGGCATGAGATTGTGAATGATGAAAGTCAGGTTACGATTACGTTTTGTCCACTCACGGCAACCGGAATTGCATGGAGCCCCAAAGAAGGCCCCGATTTTGGCACATCCGGGCTCATATACAGGAACAACCTGATAGCCTATGACCGGAAAACAGGCTCGTTATGGTCGCAAATGAGACTGAGAGCCATTCACGGAGAGCACCTCGGGGCAAGCATTGATCCGTTGAATGTGTTGGATACGACCTGGGAAACCTGGAAGTCGATGTTTCCTGAGTCAAAGGTTTTAAATACCAATACCGGCTACAGCAGAGATTATGAGAAATATGCCTATGGCCGAACGTATGAAGAAATGGATGGGGTGATCCTTTTTCCAACCGTAAACAGAACCGATACCCGATTGAATGCCAAAGACAGGGTGCATGGCATTTTTACTGGAGACGGCTTAGATCAGGACTCAAATGTGCGGGTGTATGAATACAGCGCCTTTGGTGAGGATATAAAGACTATTCATGATGAATTTGAGGGAGAGAAATTTGTGATTGTTGGGAGTACAAAGCTGAGTTTTGTTATTGCTTATAAATCAGATCTGAATGGCGAAGATCTGGAATTTGAACCCGTGCAGGACGAGCTCCCCGTGGTGATGGTGGATCAGAGCGGTACTAAGTGGAATGTGTTTGGTGAAGCTGTTTCCGGCCCGAATGCAGGCGGTCGCTTATTTCCTGCCAAATCTTATTCAGGCTATTGGTTTGCATTCCGGGATATGTTTAACCTGCCGGAAATCTATGGATTTGAAAGCTGA